A genomic window from Lotus japonicus ecotype B-129 chromosome 1, LjGifu_v1.2 includes:
- the LOC130726363 gene encoding probable WRKY transcription factor 40 — protein MEPTTCSVVDTSLNLNVAPSWDTVVDVSVLVEELERLNSENKRLTETLNHICDNYLTMQKHLAQLNSNSPDDFEKEAGIPSRKRKAENLFVYGSSGYTECSTITEEENTIFKRPSTSPKVSKVLVRTEASDTSLYVRDGYQWRKYGQKVTRDNPSPRAYFKCSYAPSCPVKKKVQRSVEDPTILVTTYEGEHNHAHHQAEISLCSSQSETSGSVPTASSPTLMNPRIGPTFTLDLIQSRLVDNHNAQKSPSSIQQFLVQQMASSLTRDPNFTAALATAISGRFLDHTTSMEKR, from the exons ATGGAACCAACAACCTGCAGCGTGGTGGACACTTCTCTGAACCTCAACGTTGCTCCTTCTTGGGACACAGTTGTTGACGTTTCGGTTTTGGTTGAAGAGTTAGAGcgtctgaatagtgagaataagAGGTTAACTGAGACGCTGAACCACATATGCGACAACTATCTCACCATGCAAAAACATTTAGCCCAACTCAACAGTAACAGCCCGGATGATTTTGAAAAAGAAGCAGGGATACCATCGCGGAAGAGAAAGGCTGAGAATCTGTTTGTTTATGGTAGCAGTGGCTATACTGAGTGCAGCACCATTACTGAGGAGGAGAATACAATATTCAAAAGGCCTAGCACTTCGCCAAAGGTTTCCAAGGTTCTTGTTCGGACTGAAGCATCTGATACCAGCTTA TATGTGAGAGATGGATATCAGTGGAGAAAATATGGTCAGAAAGTTACCAGAGATAACCCCTCTCCTAGGGCTTACTTCAAGTGCTCTTACGCCCCTAGCTGCCCTGTCAAGAAGAAG GTGCAAAGAAGTGTAGAAGACCCTACCATATTGGTAACAACTTATGAAGGAGAGCACAATCATGCGCATCATCAAGCTGAAATATCACTGTGTTCAAGCCAAAGTGAAACTTCAGGTTCAGTTCCTACAGCTTCCTCACCCACTCTCATGAATCCGAGGATAGGTCCAACTTTTACGCTTGACTTGATCCAGTCAAGATTAGTTGACAATCACAATGCTCAAAAGTCACCATCTTCTATCCAGCAGTTTTTAGTTCAACAAATGGCTTCTTCTTTGACAAGAGATCCTAATTTTACAGCCGCACTTGCTACAGCCATTTCAGGAAGGTTTCTAGACCACACTACTTCTATGGAAAAAAGGTGA